The window TACCGAGTTTCTCTTGCGCTTTTTCAGCGTTCTGGCTCTCTTTGGTGCTATCACGCATCGCTTTGGTAATTGCCTTAGAGGCGTCATCACGTGCCGAAATGACCATTGATAGTTTAAATTCTTTCGCCATGATTAACCTCGTTTGGATTTTTGCTTACGTTGACGGCGGGACTTGACGCGAGTCGTTTTCGATTTTGTTGATGTTGACTTGCCACCATGCAGGCGGTTTAAAGCATTGAGATAGCCGTCCAGGGTAGGACGGCTCATAGAAAGGCATTGTTGCTCAGTGAAACCGTACTTACCGAGGGCTAAGACGACGGTTCGGAAGCTGTCTCGTCGTTGTTCTTGGCTCGCCGCTTTTTTTTTGCGATATCGATGGCCTCATCAATCACGTCATAGTCCATACTGGTGAGGTTATCCAGCAGGAAGTCTGTAGTAATAACGTCTTGCGGAATATCCCCCAACTTAATTAGGGCGCGTTTGGTTAATGCCATGCGATAGTAAAGATCAGAGCCTTTACTATCGGTAGAGCCGCAAACTTCTTCGGTCTCATCAAGCGCATCATAAACGTCACGCATGACAGGGATTTTGACGGCAAATATCAAGTGACGTTTGCCGTCATGGTCGATTCCATCCAGTAACATCAGCGGTTTTACATCAGCCATTATTCAATCACCTTACGCAATGCATTCAGTTTTAGATCACGTTTTGCTTCGTTATCGGTGGAATATTTTTCCCCGACCTCTGTCACAAAACAGTCAAGGTATGAGATACGCTTACCACCTGAGCCACTAATCGGGTACTGAGTCAGCTTCGAGCCTTCAATCGCGCCCCAGTCCATATCACCGTTTAAAGGGATCACAACAGAAATAGACAGTTCATAGGTGGCAATGCCGCGCATGAATCCCTTGGCGCGTCCTGTTTTGTTCATGGTTTTGACAAGCTTACGGCCTGTGACTTCTTGCACATCCATGTCGGTAACTTCCACTTCACGGCCGTCAATTTCTAAAATAATCGCACCTGCATATTCTTCTAACATCAGTGTTCTCCTTAGACGAACAGGTCAATGCGACCCGCAAACACATGCAAGCCATTGACAACATCGGCAGGGATAGCGGCATTCAGGCGGTTAGGGTCTTTACCGTCACGCTCAACCAACAATAGTCCCTTGTTTTCTTCCACGTTTTCGAGGATTTCTTCCTCTTCGAGTTTAATCAGCACATCCAACAGCTCAGAGCGGACTTTCACGCGCGTGCGTTCATTGAGCTTGTCGCGTGGGAAGCGTTGCGAAATGCGCTCACGGCACGCTTTACGGGTATAATCCAAGGTACGAATGGTGGTCAAATCCAGTAACGCAGTATCTTCAACGCCTTCCACATTACGGGTATAGGTGGTAATGGCGCGCACAATCTGCACACGGTTACCTGCGCCCACTTCAAGTGGGGTTAAGCCGTTATGTAAGGCATTTTCTTGCTCATTGCGTCCCGCGCGTTTGGTCACAGGGGCAATATCTAACCCTTTCAGTTCAAGGGTGTTGAGTGGACGCGCAGGGTCTTCTTCCGAAGCAATCACAGCACCATACGCCGCACTGATTTGACACGGTAATTTCACCGAGCCTGGATACCACGCGATTGATGTCCGACCATCATTAATATCACTGGCGAGAGTGGTTCCTGTACTGAGTGTACCTGTCCAGC is drawn from Providencia huaxiensis and contains these coding sequences:
- a CDS encoding phage tail protein; translated protein: MMLEEYAGAIILEIDGREVEVTDMDVQEVTGRKLVKTMNKTGRAKGFMRGIATYELSISVVIPLNGDMDWGAIEGSKLTQYPISGSGGKRISYLDCFVTEVGEKYSTDNEAKRDLKLNALRKVIE